A genomic region of Metopolophium dirhodum isolate CAU chromosome 1, ASM1992520v1, whole genome shotgun sequence contains the following coding sequences:
- the LOC132934233 gene encoding protein C10, whose product MTTSIQFDSNTMRVILAEILESLTTCENALNLEDAKSKAGNDMLKVMQYVYPIVVSTQMDVIKKYGLPEGREGIIKFTRSVVAFEKDDRVVADLHRQIRSFYLPPVNVSSAVTSHV is encoded by the exons atgacaacgtCTATACAGTTTGATTCAAATACTATGagag ttattttggcTGAGATTCTGGAATCTCTTACAACCTGTGAAAATGCGTTGAATTTAGAAGATGCTAAGAGTAAAGCTGGTAATGATATGCTAAAAGTTATGCAATATGTTTATCCTATAGTTGTTAGCACTCAGATggatgtaataaaaaaatatggactTCCTGAAGGACGAgaag GAATAATAAAGTTTACCAGAAGTGTAGTGGCATTTGAAAAAGATGATAGAGTAGTAGCTGATCTTCACCGCCAGATACGATCATTTTATTTACCACCAGTCAATGTTTCAAGTGCTGTGACTTCACATGtgtag